Genomic DNA from Alicyclobacillus fastidiosus:
TTGGACGGCGGTGGATGTACAGCTTCGGCTTTTTTGTGTTTATTGTTGGGTCGTTCCTTTGCGGCTTTGCGCCATCCTTACGAGTCTTATTTGTAGCGCGTTCGCTACAAGCGGTTGGTGCATCTATGCTTCAAGCAAACAGCGTATCGATTATTACTGCCTCCACACCAGCTAATGACCGTGGGAAGGCAATAGGTATACAGGCAAGTGCGCAAGGGATCGGTCTGAGTCTTGGTCCGCTTATTGGAGGTGCGCTAATTACGCTGCTTGGATGGCGTTGGATATTTTATGTCAATGTCCCCGTAGGTGTGATTGGTACCATTCTTGGAATCTTGATGCTTCCTGCAGGAGAAGAACATAAAGAACACGAGAAATTTGACTTGTTTGGATCTTTAATTTTGGCACCCATACTCGTGGCGGTTATTTACGTCCTCAATGTTGGAGAACAAGTGGGTTGGGCTGCACCGATTTCAATTACATGTTACGGAGTTATCATGTTTGGGCTTGTTGGATTTGTCTTGATTGAGGGACATGTCCAATATCCGCTCATCGACTTGAGCCTATTTCGGAATCGGACGTTCATTTATGGGAACACAGTTGTCACTCTCTCCTTTGCGGTGATGTATGGGGTCATGTTCTTAGCGCCATTTTACTTAGACAACGTGCATAAAGTAAGTGCCTTGAATTCAGGGTTGTTCCTAATGGTGATCCCGATCGGAATGGCAGTACTAACACCCATATCAGGAATAATCACCGATAAACTTGACGCGAAGCTTTCAATCGTAGCGGGGGCATCGATTATTGTAATCGGCGCGGTCATTCTGTCCGTTTTTACAGAAAAGTACATAGCAGCCGTATTCGCCGTAGGGTTGTTCTTTATAGGCTGTGGCATGGGCATGTTCACCCCTGCCAACAACAGTAATGTCATGGCAAGTGTCCCACACGATCGTTTAAGTATCGGTGGAGGGATGCTCAATATGTCGAGGACACTCGGTATGGGACTTGGCGTGGCTTTGGGTGGGCTAACCTATCAACTCTTTTTACGCACGTATGGAGTTGTCATTGAAAATAGTGCAACTGTGGTACAAATGATTCCTGCATTTCGAGACTCGTTTATTGTTCTAGCGGTATTAACAGGAGTAATTGTTGTACTTGTTTCAATTACGAGTCGCCAACAAGGAACAACTCAATAAGCTCGTTCCCAAGGAATTGCAGGAAAAAGGCGTTCAATTTTCATACTGGGGGTTTGTAATCCTCTTGAAGCGAAGAGGGCTAAGCTACAACAGCCTGGTGGAATGTTTCTTACCTTTCACTAAGGTAATTCCTTACACGCAATAACGGGGACGGATCGGAATGGATTCAAAACGCACGATTAGAGGGAAGATGTTTTTTCGAACGGTGACACATTTTATCGATTTATTTGAGATCGATCATGATCCTGATGAAATGGTCATTGATTTTAGGCACACGCATGTCTGGGATCACGCATCAGTAATTACTCCGTAAGTCTGGTCGAGCGATTTCGGCGTAATGTGAATTCTAGGTCGTGATGATTTCAAGAAAGTCCCCCTGTTTGAAAAAGGGGGACTTTCTCATCTTTTGGGAGTCCCCCTAGTACGTACAAAACTAAAATTAGGCGAACTTGCTGAGTCATCTGACCTTCGACAGGACAAACATCTAAACGTAAATCTAAATGGACGATGACTAGGAGGAGGGATTGTCCATGTACGGAGCATTTGGCGGATATACCCAATGGGCTGTAGTGTTCTTGATTATCTTTGTTCTGTTCTTCTTGTTTGTACCAGCCGTTGGTTATGGTGCAGCTACCAGCTGTGCGGGAGCATACTGATCACTCGTTCTTGGATATGCCAACACAAACCTCTTACACAACGACTCCTGTTTATAAATACGTTAAGGGAGGAGGATGGCTATGCATCCTTTGTATCCTGTTGCATGTCGAATGGTGGGGCGTTCGGTCGTGGCTCACCATGTTAATGGGAGAAAATACACAGGTGTTTTGCAGACCGTGACTCCATCTGGGATCTACTTGCTTCAGAATAGGGCGGTCGTCAGTTTCAACAACAACGAGGAGTGTTCAGTGGAACTTTCTATCCAAAAGGGTATTCGAGACGGTCAAGCAAGTTTAGTTTATGGACCTGCTGCTTTTTTTGGCTTCGGCGCACTAACTGGACTTGCGCTCGGTGGAATGGCTGGGGGATATTATTGGTAATAAACACCAAGATCAGAATGTCCTCAGAAGCCATGACTGGTGTATGTGCCCCATCATAAGGTATAGCTACAAACTATTTCTTGATTTGAAACGCATATATTGCGTTTCTTTTTTTGTCTCAGTCTGTTCACTGCTCAGAAGTGGAGGTATTGAGGTCAAACAAGAGGTGTGCCATGATTATCTCTCTTTTATTGAATTAACGGGCATCTTAGCGACAGAAGGGTTTCATCTTAGAATTGAGTGACAATACAAAATGGCCACCGAGAAGGCAGCCATTTGAACAGGAGTGGTGAAGGTTTAATGCAGTACATTCTGAACTAACTTCCGATCGATTACGTGCACATTGACAGCGTGGATGGAGTTGTTTTGATACCCTTTTGCATTCCATTTTGCCTTTAGTGGTTGAGCTTCACCACGGTCGTTAGTGGCTTTACTCATAATGGTGTATGGACCTGGTTTGTCTGCATTCCAGTCAAATGACCATCGTCTCCATGAATATGGTACATCTGGGTCTAGGATATTTGCGTCAGCCCAGTGCTTTCCGTTGTCCATACTTACTTCAACTTTCCAGATGGATTGTTCGCCAGCCCATGCGTATCCATATATGACATGCGTGCCAACAGCTAATTCTTCCTCTTCTGTCGGCGAGGCTATAGAAGAGTTGATTAAAACTGATGACAGTGGTTTTGCGTGTTTGTAGTCATTTGGTTTATTTAGAATGACGTAATCAATACTTTGAAAAGGTCCCTTGAATGGCTGATCCACAGCTCGAATACGATGTAGCCACTTCACCGATGCCACAGCGTAAAACCCTGGTACAACCAATCGTAGAGGAAAACCATGTTTGTCGGAAAGTGGTTCGCCATTCATTTCCAATGCGAGCAAAGTGTCTGGATGAAGTGCTTTTTCGAGTGGAAGGCTTCTTTCAAAAAATACTCGACCATCCATGTCGTTTCGTTGTCCTGAATCTAATCCTTCAAAGACGATTTCCTTAGCATTTGGTGAAACCCCAGCCTGTTCTAAAACGTCCCGCAACCGAACCCCCGTCCACTCCGCATGACTAATGGCACCGAGTCCAAATTGATTCCCTTGTGCCTTTTTTTCAAAGAGTGACCTCTTGTTGCCGGCACATTCCAGTGTAGCGGGAACTGTCACCGTGTTCATGCTTTTTAAATGTTGATAAGCGAACTGAATTGGGCGGTTCACTGAGCCTTCAATGGAAAGAGTCCACGCATCTACGTCAACTTTTGGATAATCAAAATGGTTTCTGACGTAAAACAACTCATTTGGAGTTATGGTTTGTGGAGCAGTGATTAACGGAAATTCAAGGTTTTCCGATGGATAGTAGGAAACTGGTATTAAGTGAATGTCGCGCAAGGACCAATACCCCTCTCCAGGACAGTCGAAATTTGTATTCGGGCTTGTCTCTGTATTGATTACCATTTATACACCTCGAAATACACTTTTTACTTGGTGTAAGACCTATTTCTGGAGGGGTAAATGTTTCATGACTGGGGACGTGAGTACAACAAGTTTCTTGAACTCAAGGGACAATAGCTTACAAGGCTCTTTGGCCTCCTTATCGCGCTATCGGGCAGGTACTGCAATAGCACTTCAAGAAGATTTTCTATATTGTTCGTAGAAAGGAACAGATAATGCAGGAAAACGGTACGGACTACTCAAATATCAGGCTAACACTATGCTTCGGACAGGAGTGAAAAAATGAAACCCCGGATTGCATTGGTCACGGTCCTAACAAATGATGTTCCAAAAATGAAACAGTTTTATCAGGACGTACTGGGTTTCACAATTAAGAGTGAAATGGATGGATATGTGGAATTTGAAAACGAAGGTGTAAGATTCTCCATTTGTACACGCCAGGTGATGGCAGACATCACAGGAGGTCATGAATCGTTTAACGCAGAACGGAAAGGACAAGCTTTTGAACTGGCTTTTCCATGTGATTCTCCGCAGGATGTCGAGTGGTCGTACCATGACATTGTTTCAAAAGGAGCTATTCCGGTTAAAGAACCTGCAACCATGCCATGGGGTCAAACCACGGCTTTTTTTGCCGATCCTGAAGGGAATATCCATGAGATATTTACCGATTGATCTTCTTCAACTATTGGGGGGCGCTCGTATTATGAGGTGAGCCAGTTATTACTGGTTGGGGCATTGACCTCGTATAACAAGCGAAGCTGTGAACTGCAAGAATGCATAGGGGATGCCGGGTAACTGCGAGAAGGAGTTTGTATGTGAATCCAGTCATCGGTCTGGATATTGCAAAGGGACAAAGTAAAGGTCAGGCGATCTTGAATAAAGGGCATCCCCATGGCCAGATTTTTGATGTCGATCCTATAATCGACGGATTTAGCCAATTCCTCGAAGCGCTACGCTCAATTGAGACACTCAGTGCTACGCAGTCTAAGCGTGGCTTAAGTCGATTACGCCACAGTGTGTACGTTGCAGCGTCGTGCGGTTTACGAAAAACCGGCAGTCCGAGGATGAAGTCCTTTTACGAACGAAAACGTAAAGAAGGAAAACCACATAAAGTCTCGATTTATTGCATGTGTTAACAAACTGCTTCACTGGATTTATGCGTGTTGAAGTGACGAGAAACCTTCCAAGACGTGGCTTGATTTCTGGTGGATTGGGCAGATGTGTAAGACCCTCCAGTACACCTCCGAGGGTATGCCCGACTTTAGCACAGGGACAAATACTTTTTCACTGGCAATCTCGAGGAACTATTAGCTGGGTCAGTTTCAATAATTTCTAGAGGTTATTTTATGATGATAAAAAATAAAATATGTACTAAGAAGGGATAAGTGTTTGGTGGGAAAAACCAAAAAACATCTTTACGAAATTGATTTCATGCGGGCTTGCATTATCTTTGGCGTTTTGGTGGTTCATGTCACATCGTTTTACAACACGTTCGAACCAAACTTTACAAGAAGAAATTTGTTTTACGAAGGCCTACTCAGTTCGTTTCACTTTACAAGAGAAAGTTTTATGTTTATCACAGGAATCGTGCTGTTTATCACATACTGCAGAAAAGATGTTTTCCAATCAAGGTCGTTTTGGAAAAAGCGCTTCTTATTAATAGCCATTCCATACATTGGCTGGAATACATTGTACATGTTGTTTATGAAAAGTTATGTTCCGGGTTTCACATGGTCTTCGTTTCTCCCTAAACTTGGAATGGGCCTTTTAACGGGTAATGAGTTTTATATGTACTTTTTGGTTGTTTCGATGCAACTGTATCTTTTCTTCCCGCTCATGCTAAAAGCCATCAAGAAAATTAAGAAAGGTCACTGGTGGATATTTGCAGGAAGTTTTGTTCTTCAACTCGGACTCATGGCTTTTAATCAATATTATTTGCAGAACATACCACTTTCCCACGTTCCCGTTTGGATTCGTTGGCTGGATCAATATCGGGATCGCTTCATCTTGACGTATCAGTTTTGGTTTGTGGCGGGGGCACTGTTGGCTGTTCATTACGAACAAGCAAAAGCGTTTGTGGTTCGACATGCTCGTATGGTTTTCACGATCTTCTTGATTATGCTTGCACTGTTACTGGTTCATGCAGGATATGACCGTATGATCCTTCGGGAAAGCGACGGCATGACCACTTTGGTCTTGCAACCCATTATGGTTCCGTATGCTCTGATGGTGACGGTTGTTTTGTGGCTTGTCGGGATTAAGTGGTCTGAAGCACGCGAACAAAACAAGAAAATCAGCAAAGTCATCACCTTTTTTGGGAATGCTTCATTTGGGATTTTCTTAATTCAACCGTTTACGCTCCACTATGATGACGACTTCATCTATGCATATCACATGTCACTGACGGCTCATCTCTTCCTGCTTCCACTGTCTATCGTCGGTGTATACCTAGTTAGTGCTGCACTTTCATGGATGATTGGTAAAATTCCAGTCCTAAGTTATATTGTTGGGAAGAAAGTTGGAATCAAAAGGAAGCGTGATTACTCTGGACTTCTCAAAGGATATTCCGTGATCAAGTAGTGAATGCTCCCTCCACCTAAGAGGTGGGGGTTCTGGCTTTGTGCTATTGCGCACTGTATGTATTTAGGGTGTCTCGGTCCCGACCACAAACAAAAAATGAACGGCAAAACGTCAATTATCGTTCCTGTTGGACGTATTGACGTAATGCCGCATAGAGAAGGAGGAAAATTTCGCTGTGATACGAATCCAGGAACACGTTCAAATACTGAACTTTCCCTCGACTATTTAAATATGTTATGTCTGTAGCGATTTTCTCCATTGGACGCCGTACGAGAGACTGTGTACTATAATCGCCTTGACGACCTAAGTCAGGGCGGTTTTTTTGTGCCTCTACGGATGCATGACTTATACATGAACTTCCTGAGAACTTGGTTAAACAAAAGGCAGTGTTCAATAGGGAATGAGGTTTGAAATGATGGAGGATTTCATGAATCGATTTCGAGTTATTACAAGTGCCACTTTGGTGTTATCTCTCATCGGGAATGGATGGCTGGGCTTTCATATCTATAAAAATTCCAGTGTACTTCAAATGCAAACGGCGTCCTATAACAGCTTCAAGACCTTCTTGAGTGAAGCCGTGAAAGCAACGGATGCAGAAAGACACGATAAACCTGGATCAACCGCCTTGGCATCGGATGCAATCCAAGCAAATACTGACTTGGAGCGGGCGATAGGAACCATTTGGGGATTACGTACTGATTTTGCGAAAAAGGGAATGGACATTTACCCAATATTCTTGGTTTTAGTTGAATCAGAAAACTTCAGTCCTTATGAGCCAAACTTCTACAGCAAAGAAACACAGAAGTTCATCAATGAGAATAGTAAGAGATTGCATGATGTAGAATCGGCCCTCGCGCCAACGTCATTTACGAATACAGGCTTAAATCAATTGCAGAAGGCGGTTTCGTCGTTCTAGCGAAAATACCGTGGGTATCCATCCTAGTCTTAGCTTCTAAGATCTCAAGGGTGATTCGTTGAAGAAGATACGGTCACGGTCTAACAAACCATAACTTGTGGTAGCTCAGAGATGGATACAGGAATTTACATCACTTTCGCTCGAAACACATTGAATGATAAAAAGGTTAATTGTAAATAACGTTAGGGGCAGTGACCCGAAGGCTGTTCTAGATAAGATTCCCGGTAAGTCAGTTAAAGAGGAGGCACCGCAATTGGCTAATGTAAAACTAGCTGTTATTTACTACAGTTCGACGGGTACAAACCACAAAATGGCGCAGGCTGCTGCAGAGGCAGCAAAGGGAGCAGGCGCTGAAGTTAAGGTCCTTAAAGTGCCTGAACTTGCACCAGAGGAAGCGATCGCTTCAAATGCAGGGTGGAAAGCACATTACGAAGCAACAAAAGACGTTCCAACAGCAACAGGAGCGGATATTGAGTGGGCAGATGCGATTATCTTCAGCGTCCCGACACGATTTGGAAATGTTCCATCTCAAATGAAGCAGTTTCTTGACACGATGGGAGGGCTTTGGGCACAAGGTAAGACGATAAATAAAGTGGTAAGTGCTATGTCGAGTGCTCAGAACCCTCATGGTGGGCAGGAGGCGACTATCCTTTCCATATACACGAGCATGTATCACTGGGGCGCGATTGTCGTGGCACCAGGATATACTGATCAAGTGCTGTTTGCTGCTGGAGGCAACCCATATGGCACAAGCGTCACTGCAGTCGAGGGTGGCACGATTGACTCATCCGCAGTTGCTGCTATTAAGCACCAGGCTAAACGTGTTGTAACTGTCGCGGAGTGGGTTAAGAAGGGACAAGCATAAACAAGCGATAGCTCATAGCAGTCGTCCATATCCAAGGACGGCTGTTTTTTATACCCGTTTCGGCGACACGCTTGCTTGGAATAGTCATAATGTAGGACATCGGATCCGTTTCGAATCCGGTTTGTACGGCTCTCGTTACGATACAATCGCCCCGTTCCTGATCCTACCTCCTGGTCTAATCTTTAAGGTAGCCAGTAAGGTCATCGTTCATTATGCAACAAGCCCATCTCGGCAATCCTGCATGTTCAATTTGGATGAACGGC
This window encodes:
- a CDS encoding sulfite oxidase; translation: MRDIHLIPVSYYPSENLEFPLITAPQTITPNELFYVRNHFDYPKVDVDAWTLSIEGSVNRPIQFAYQHLKSMNTVTVPATLECAGNKRSLFEKKAQGNQFGLGAISHAEWTGVRLRDVLEQAGVSPNAKEIVFEGLDSGQRNDMDGRVFFERSLPLEKALHPDTLLALEMNGEPLSDKHGFPLRLVVPGFYAVASVKWLHRIRAVDQPFKGPFQSIDYVILNKPNDYKHAKPLSSVLINSSIASPTEEEELAVGTHVIYGYAWAGEQSIWKVEVSMDNGKHWADANILDPDVPYSWRRWSFDWNADKPGPYTIMSKATNDRGEAQPLKAKWNAKGYQNNSIHAVNVHVIDRKLVQNVLH
- a CDS encoding MFS transporter, yielding MGTQLPSTFMCNKKGYHWFVVATVCIGAFMAALDSSIVNIALPVMKRDFHTHMRIIEWVSLTYLLTLAAFIVPLSRLSDMFGRRWMYSFGFFVFIVGSFLCGFAPSLRVLFVARSLQAVGASMLQANSVSIITASTPANDRGKAIGIQASAQGIGLSLGPLIGGALITLLGWRWIFYVNVPVGVIGTILGILMLPAGEEHKEHEKFDLFGSLILAPILVAVIYVLNVGEQVGWAAPISITCYGVIMFGLVGFVLIEGHVQYPLIDLSLFRNRTFIYGNTVVTLSFAVMYGVMFLAPFYLDNVHKVSALNSGLFLMVIPIGMAVLTPISGIITDKLDAKLSIVAGASIIVIGAVILSVFTEKYIAAVFAVGLFFIGCGMGMFTPANNSNVMASVPHDRLSIGGGMLNMSRTLGMGLGVALGGLTYQLFLRTYGVVIENSATVVQMIPAFRDSFIVLAVLTGVIVVLVSITSRQQGTTQ
- the wrbA gene encoding NAD(P)H:quinone oxidoreductase, which encodes MANVKLAVIYYSSTGTNHKMAQAAAEAAKGAGAEVKVLKVPELAPEEAIASNAGWKAHYEATKDVPTATGADIEWADAIIFSVPTRFGNVPSQMKQFLDTMGGLWAQGKTINKVVSAMSSAQNPHGGQEATILSIYTSMYHWGAIVVAPGYTDQVLFAAGGNPYGTSVTAVEGGTIDSSAVAAIKHQAKRVVTVAEWVKKGQA
- a CDS encoding VOC family protein; translation: MKPRIALVTVLTNDVPKMKQFYQDVLGFTIKSEMDGYVEFENEGVRFSICTRQVMADITGGHESFNAERKGQAFELAFPCDSPQDVEWSYHDIVSKGAIPVKEPATMPWGQTTAFFADPEGNIHEIFTD
- a CDS encoding acyltransferase, which encodes MGKTKKHLYEIDFMRACIIFGVLVVHVTSFYNTFEPNFTRRNLFYEGLLSSFHFTRESFMFITGIVLFITYCRKDVFQSRSFWKKRFLLIAIPYIGWNTLYMLFMKSYVPGFTWSSFLPKLGMGLLTGNEFYMYFLVVSMQLYLFFPLMLKAIKKIKKGHWWIFAGSFVLQLGLMAFNQYYLQNIPLSHVPVWIRWLDQYRDRFILTYQFWFVAGALLAVHYEQAKAFVVRHARMVFTIFLIMLALLLVHAGYDRMILRESDGMTTLVLQPIMVPYALMVTVVLWLVGIKWSEAREQNKKISKVITFFGNASFGIFLIQPFTLHYDDDFIYAYHMSLTAHLFLLPLSIVGVYLVSAALSWMIGKIPVLSYIVGKKVGIKRKRDYSGLLKGYSVIK